In the genome of Rhodoferax fermentans, one region contains:
- a CDS encoding bifunctional diguanylate cyclase/phosphodiesterase yields MRLQISRRFRPVAAWLGRLSVSRKLTLIYLLDLTAVIFVSGILINEKYLAIDFARKEMVGISYTNAVRDVLMPQVGTPSLAQVDVTAARHRLASQRALFDVQLNAQADSQAFVTRLDAPNSEATVLSASLKPMVSSARALITTVGNQSNLILDPDLDSYYNMSLVVLRFPELVDVLLDTAQTVGRRPPTSAAASSLHSTSLLILAGRLDAIRQGIASDYAQALAAGSPALKAALQPQREKLDAQLAGLLSQVQKASEQGTTEQDRQTFARGYGASLDTLNLAWHASSRALGGLLQARVDALFHKMWLHLGTALALLLAILSLVFTVARLIARPLKQLAGVANDVRQSGNYNLRAQWDSQDEIGHLVNTFNGMLAQLDQAELLESIPVAMMVTSIPDHQVLHANETAQPWLAGCTTDPWHKGLEPGVRSRFFQQLSDRDQIDEFEVRWLGGVESAWAVLSARRLSFQGQDAVLTTFTPINVLKLMEQRMELWAKVFEASSEGIIILDSQQRVLSVNRAYCRATSYDFYEVVGEHLGRLLGHEQHKAADDVPDVIDAVVLADMIRAIHKRNEWQGEVLLRKRTGETYPAWMMISAVRESSLQEDISHYICIAVDITDRKRTEARVKFLAHHDVLTELPNRAMCVEMLEAALQQASVSGECLAVLFIDLDRFKVINDTLGHHVGDGLLQSVAQRLQQSVRSGDLVSRLGGDEFVVILRQLQDGAQARWQAEQRLIPLIRQPHQVHGHELRVSCSVGIAIFPTDGHDLVELMRRADAAMYEAKTSGRDAARVFDVSIDLAIRERQSLEQHLRLALERGEFCLHYQPQVDAQNQQVVGVEALLRWHSAELGEVSPTRFIPVAEECGLIQPIGRWVMNEAFRQKAAWEALGLDALDLSINLSAAQLADPELVGLVQHCIERHGCDPTRMVLEITESHLMADPVAASEKLLAIKALGLQLSIDDFGTGYSSLAYLKRFPIDELKIDQSFVQSMLDDEADLAIVRSIIALGHALGLRLVGEGVEHQQQAIQLKALGCDELQGYYFSRPLSARALEQHVFQEPKKLEHRHACV; encoded by the coding sequence ATGCGTTTGCAGATCAGTCGGCGGTTCAGGCCGGTGGCGGCTTGGCTCGGCCGCTTGAGCGTCAGCCGCAAGCTGACGCTGATTTATTTGTTGGACTTGACGGCGGTGATTTTTGTCTCCGGCATCCTGATCAACGAAAAATACCTGGCGATCGACTTTGCCCGCAAGGAGATGGTCGGCATCAGCTACACCAACGCGGTGCGGGATGTGTTGATGCCCCAGGTCGGGACACCCAGCCTGGCGCAGGTCGATGTGACCGCCGCCCGGCACCGCCTGGCATCTCAACGTGCTTTGTTCGATGTCCAGCTCAATGCACAAGCCGATAGCCAGGCCTTTGTGACCCGCCTTGATGCGCCAAACTCCGAAGCGACGGTTTTGTCTGCTTCTCTCAAACCCATGGTCTCCAGCGCCCGCGCACTGATCACCACGGTGGGCAACCAGTCGAACCTGATCCTCGACCCCGACTTGGACAGCTACTACAACATGTCTCTGGTGGTGCTGCGTTTTCCCGAGTTGGTGGATGTGCTGCTGGACACCGCGCAGACCGTCGGCAGGCGTCCGCCAACGTCGGCGGCGGCGTCCTCGCTGCACAGCACCTCTTTGCTGATTCTGGCGGGGCGGCTGGATGCGATCCGCCAGGGCATTGCATCGGACTACGCTCAGGCGCTGGCAGCCGGTAGCCCGGCCCTGAAGGCGGCTTTGCAGCCACAGCGGGAAAAACTGGATGCCCAATTGGCAGGGCTGCTCAGTCAGGTTCAAAAGGCTTCTGAGCAAGGTACCACCGAACAGGACCGCCAGACCTTTGCCCGCGGCTACGGTGCATCGCTGGACACGCTGAACCTGGCCTGGCATGCGTCCTCGCGCGCGCTAGGTGGCTTGCTGCAAGCGCGGGTGGACGCGCTGTTCCACAAAATGTGGCTGCATCTGGGCACCGCGCTGGCCTTGTTGCTGGCCATTCTGAGCCTGGTGTTCACCGTGGCGCGGCTGATTGCCCGGCCCTTGAAACAACTCGCGGGTGTGGCCAACGATGTGCGCCAGAGTGGCAACTACAACCTGCGCGCACAGTGGGACAGCCAGGACGAGATTGGCCACCTGGTGAATACGTTCAACGGCATGCTCGCGCAGCTCGACCAGGCCGAGCTGTTGGAGTCGATCCCGGTGGCAATGATGGTCACCTCGATCCCCGATCACCAGGTCCTGCATGCCAACGAAACTGCCCAGCCCTGGCTGGCCGGTTGCACCACCGACCCCTGGCACAAGGGCCTGGAGCCTGGCGTGCGTTCGCGTTTTTTCCAGCAACTCTCAGACCGTGACCAGATCGACGAGTTTGAGGTGCGTTGGCTCGGTGGTGTGGAAAGCGCGTGGGCGGTGTTGTCGGCGCGGCGACTGAGTTTTCAGGGCCAGGACGCGGTGCTGACCACCTTCACCCCGATCAATGTGCTCAAGCTCATGGAGCAGCGCATGGAGTTGTGGGCCAAGGTGTTTGAGGCCTCCAGCGAAGGCATCATCATTCTGGACAGCCAGCAGCGGGTGCTCAGTGTCAACCGGGCCTATTGCCGTGCCACCTCTTACGATTTTTATGAGGTGGTGGGTGAACATCTGGGGCGGCTTCTCGGGCATGAGCAGCACAAAGCCGCCGACGATGTCCCGGATGTGATCGATGCGGTGGTGCTGGCCGACATGATCCGCGCCATCCACAAGCGCAACGAGTGGCAGGGCGAGGTCTTGCTGCGCAAACGCACCGGTGAAACCTACCCGGCCTGGATGATGATCTCGGCAGTGCGTGAGTCCTCGCTGCAGGAAGACATCTCACACTACATTTGTATCGCGGTTGACATCACCGACCGCAAACGCACCGAGGCACGGGTCAAGTTCCTGGCCCACCACGATGTGTTGACCGAGCTGCCCAACCGCGCGATGTGTGTCGAGATGCTGGAGGCCGCCCTCCAGCAGGCCAGTGTCAGTGGTGAATGCCTGGCGGTGCTGTTCATTGACCTGGACCGCTTCAAAGTCATCAACGACACCCTGGGCCACCACGTTGGTGACGGCCTGTTGCAGTCAGTGGCACAACGCTTGCAGCAGTCGGTGCGTTCTGGTGATCTGGTCAGCCGCCTGGGCGGGGACGAGTTTGTGGTGATCCTGCGCCAGCTGCAAGACGGTGCCCAGGCCCGCTGGCAGGCCGAGCAGCGCCTGATCCCGCTGATCCGCCAGCCGCACCAGGTGCATGGCCATGAGCTGCGGGTGTCCTGCAGTGTGGGCATTGCGATCTTCCCGACCGACGGCCACGATCTGGTGGAGCTGATGCGCCGCGCCGATGCCGCCATGTACGAGGCCAAAACCTCTGGCCGTGATGCGGCCCGGGTGTTTGATGTCTCGATTGACTTGGCCATCCGTGAACGCCAGTCGCTCGAGCAGCACCTGCGCCTGGCGCTGGAGCGCGGTGAGTTTTGCCTGCACTACCAACCCCAGGTGGACGCACAAAACCAGCAGGTGGTGGGTGTGGAGGCCTTGTTGCGCTGGCACAGCGCCGAGCTGGGTGAGGTCTCGCCCACCCGTTTTATCCCAGTGGCCGAAGAGTGTGGCCTGATCCAGCCGATCGGTCGTTGGGTGATGAACGAGGCCTTCCGCCAAAAAGCCGCCTGGGAGGCTTTGGGTCTGGATGCGCTGGACCTGTCGATCAACCTGTCAGCGGCGCAGCTGGCCGACCCCGAGCTGGTGGGCCTGGTGCAGCACTGCATTGAACGCCACGGCTGTGACCCTACACGGATGGTGCTGGAGATCACCGAGTCCCATCTGATGGCCGACCCGGTGGCTGCCAGCGAGAAGCTTCTGGCCATCAAGGCACTGGGCCTGCAGCTTTCGATTGACGACTTTGGCACCGGCTACTCCAGCCTGGCCTACCTCAAACGTTTTCCAATTGATGAGTTGAAAATCGACCAGTCTTTTGTGCAGAGCATGCTCGACGACGAGGCAGATCTGGCCATCGTGCGCTCGATCATTGCGCTGGGCCATGCCCTGGGCCTGCGCCTGGTGGGTGAAGGCGTAGAGCATCAGCAGCAGGCCATCCAGCTCAAGGCCTTGGGTTGTGACGAGTTGCAGGGTTATTATTTCTCGCGACCGCTGAGCGCGCGCGCACTGGAGCAGCATGTGTTCCAGGAGCCAAAGAAGCTGGAGCACAGACACGCTTGTGTTTGA
- a CDS encoding sodium-dependent transporter: protein MTSTSHESAVPGCGKPSKSGLARVGFSTGFGVLAATLGSAVGLGNIWKFPYLTGANGGAGFLLVYVLATLLVGLPVMMAEISLGRVGKANPISTLQALAPKGQPWWLIGAAGMLGAFLILSFYSEVVAWVFAYVVKAMRGSILSSDPKVTEAAFGALISDPMQSLLWQWGVLVFIGGILLMGVTKGIEAITKRLMPILLLLLVLLCAVSLSLDKALDGLVFLFQPDFSKITASVVLTAMGLAFFKLSIGMGTMMTYGSYFRDDQNIPLTTVRVMAADLCISMLAGIAIFPAVFTFGFEPTAGPALVFITIPAVFSQIPMGQGLMVVFFVLASIAATGAMLSLMEVPVVILHERVGLSRPKATLLTIALLVVLGSASALSNSTLAEFKLFGLTPFDVADFVSSNIILPIGGIFIALFVGWAWGLDKFSQAMSNQGQLHNQQLIRAVFFLLRYVSPALILIVMLKGLKLF from the coding sequence ATGACCTCCACCTCGCATGAATCTGCCGTTCCCGGTTGTGGCAAACCTTCTAAGTCGGGCTTGGCGCGCGTTGGCTTCAGCACCGGTTTTGGGGTACTTGCAGCCACACTGGGCTCTGCTGTTGGCCTGGGCAACATCTGGAAATTTCCGTACCTGACCGGGGCCAATGGCGGTGCCGGTTTCCTGCTGGTGTATGTGCTGGCCACGCTGCTGGTTGGCTTGCCGGTGATGATGGCCGAGATTTCGCTCGGGCGTGTGGGCAAGGCCAACCCGATTTCCACCTTGCAGGCTTTGGCACCCAAAGGGCAGCCCTGGTGGCTGATTGGTGCGGCGGGCATGTTGGGGGCTTTTCTGATCCTGTCGTTTTACTCCGAAGTGGTCGCCTGGGTGTTTGCCTATGTGGTCAAAGCCATGCGTGGCTCGATCCTCAGCAGTGATCCGAAGGTGACCGAGGCTGCGTTTGGTGCCTTGATCAGCGACCCGATGCAGTCACTGCTGTGGCAGTGGGGGGTGCTGGTGTTTATTGGTGGCATCTTGCTGATGGGGGTCACCAAGGGCATTGAGGCCATCACCAAGAGGCTGATGCCGATTCTGTTGTTGCTGCTGGTGCTGTTGTGTGCCGTCAGTCTGAGCCTGGACAAGGCGCTGGACGGTCTGGTCTTTTTGTTTCAGCCGGATTTCAGCAAAATCACCGCATCGGTGGTGTTGACCGCCATGGGGCTGGCCTTTTTCAAGCTGTCGATTGGCATGGGCACCATGATGACCTATGGCAGTTATTTCCGTGACGATCAGAACATCCCGCTCACCACGGTGCGTGTTATGGCGGCGGATTTGTGTATCTCGATGCTGGCCGGTATCGCCATTTTTCCGGCGGTGTTCACCTTTGGTTTTGAACCCACGGCCGGGCCCGCCCTGGTGTTCATCACGATCCCGGCGGTGTTTTCCCAGATCCCGATGGGGCAGGGCTTGATGGTGGTTTTCTTTGTGTTGGCATCGATTGCTGCCACTGGGGCCATGCTGTCGCTGATGGAGGTGCCGGTGGTGATCCTGCATGAGCGTGTGGGACTGTCGCGCCCGAAAGCCACGTTGCTGACCATTGCTTTGCTGGTGGTTCTGGGCTCGGCCAGTGCCCTGAGCAACAGCACGCTGGCTGAGTTCAAGCTGTTTGGTCTGACACCGTTTGATGTGGCTGACTTTGTGTCGTCCAACATCATTTTGCCGATCGGGGGCATTTTCATTGCCTTGTTTGTCGGCTGGGCCTGGGGGCTGGATAAGTTCAGCCAAGCCATGAGCAACCAAGGCCAGTTGCACAACCAACAGCTGATCCGGGCGGTGTTTTTCTTGCTGCGTTATGTGTCGCCAGCCTTGATCCTGATCGTGATGCTCAAAGGCCTCAAGCTGTTTTAG
- a CDS encoding tRNA threonylcarbamoyladenosine dehydratase, protein MVEDRRFAGLDRLFGVSGAQKVRQSHVAVVGVGGVGSWAAESLARSGVGRLTLIDLDHVAESNINRQIHATEASLGQAKVMAMRDRIHTFFPDCQVNCIDEFATPANWPQLLPAGVDAVIDACDQWHVKTVMANWAIKQRAIFVASGAAGGKRHAHLTSMDDLSQVTHDPLLSKVRYQLRKNHGAARDAKKIGLACVFSREPVAPPDASCGIVGDGSLNCHGFGSLVTVTATFGQCAAGYVLNKLADT, encoded by the coding sequence ATTGTGGAAGATCGTCGATTTGCCGGCTTGGATCGGCTTTTTGGAGTGTCTGGCGCTCAGAAGGTGAGGCAGTCACATGTTGCGGTTGTCGGGGTAGGGGGCGTGGGCTCCTGGGCGGCAGAGTCATTGGCTCGAAGTGGCGTTGGCAGATTGACGCTGATCGATTTGGACCATGTGGCGGAGTCCAACATCAACCGGCAGATTCACGCGACAGAAGCCAGTTTAGGGCAAGCCAAAGTGATGGCGATGCGCGACAGGATCCATACTTTTTTCCCAGATTGCCAGGTGAATTGCATCGACGAGTTTGCAACACCGGCCAATTGGCCCCAGCTCTTGCCTGCAGGCGTTGACGCAGTCATTGATGCATGCGATCAGTGGCATGTCAAAACCGTCATGGCGAACTGGGCCATAAAGCAGCGGGCGATTTTTGTTGCCTCGGGCGCTGCAGGTGGCAAAAGACACGCGCATCTGACAAGCATGGATGATTTGTCCCAAGTGACGCACGATCCTTTGTTGTCGAAGGTGCGTTATCAGCTTCGCAAAAACCATGGCGCAGCGCGTGATGCTAAAAAAATTGGCTTGGCCTGTGTGTTCAGTCGTGAACCAGTAGCTCCCCCTGACGCATCGTGTGGCATCGTTGGTGATGGTTCACTCAACTGCCACGGTTTCGGCTCATTGGTCACAGTCACAGCCACTTTTGGACAATGTGCGGCCGGTTATGTGCTGAACAAACTGGCTGACACATGA
- a CDS encoding circularly permuted type 2 ATP-grasp protein has translation MQKFDEMYTRLPYEFFTHGAQIRDHYKIYDEWLARQPGDMMAKRREEAEMIFRRVGITFAVYGDKDEDGAGTERLIPFDLIPRIVPANEWRMLEAGLAQRVNALNRFLHDIYHDQDILKAGHIPREQIEQNAQFRPQMIGVDVPNQVYSQISGIDLVRAPDASGKGEYYVLEDNLRVPSGVSYMLEDRKMMMRLFPDLFNKHRVAPIAHYPDLLLETLRESSPATTAEPTVVVLTPGMYNSAYFEHAFLAQQMGVELVEGQDLFCKDNFCYMRTTRGPQRVDVIYRRVDDDFLDPTVFRPSSTLGCAGLLEVYKAGHVSICNGVGTGVADDKSIYPYVPKMIEFYLGEKPILNNVPTYMCRNKDDLAYVLANMKDLVVKEVHGAGGYGMLVGPAATKAEVEDFKKAVMANPSGYIAQPTLSLSSCPTFVESGIAPRHIDLRPYVLSGKSVQMVPGGLTRVALKEGSLVVNSSQGGGTKDTWVLEDDRSAAVHAAQSQTQSSTEPDAS, from the coding sequence ATGCAGAAATTCGACGAGATGTACACGCGTTTGCCCTATGAGTTCTTCACCCATGGCGCGCAAATCCGCGATCACTACAAGATTTACGACGAATGGCTAGCCCGCCAGCCGGGCGACATGATGGCCAAACGCCGTGAAGAAGCAGAGATGATCTTCCGCCGTGTCGGCATCACCTTTGCGGTGTATGGCGACAAAGATGAGGATGGTGCGGGCACCGAGCGCCTGATCCCGTTTGACCTGATTCCACGCATTGTCCCGGCCAATGAATGGCGCATGCTGGAGGCCGGTCTGGCCCAGCGTGTCAACGCGTTGAACCGCTTTTTGCATGACATCTACCACGACCAGGACATTCTGAAAGCCGGGCACATCCCGCGCGAGCAGATCGAGCAAAACGCCCAGTTCCGCCCGCAGATGATCGGGGTGGATGTGCCCAACCAGGTCTATTCGCAGATTTCGGGCATTGACTTGGTGCGGGCACCCGACGCCAGTGGCAAGGGTGAGTATTACGTGCTTGAGGACAACCTGCGTGTGCCCAGTGGGGTGAGCTACATGCTCGAAGACCGCAAGATGATGATGCGCCTCTTCCCCGACCTGTTCAACAAACACCGGGTGGCGCCGATTGCGCATTACCCAGATTTGTTGCTGGAGACCCTGCGTGAAAGCAGCCCGGCCACCACAGCCGAGCCCACCGTGGTGGTGCTCACGCCCGGCATGTACAACAGCGCTTATTTTGAACACGCTTTCCTGGCGCAGCAAATGGGTGTCGAGCTGGTCGAAGGGCAGGACTTGTTCTGCAAAGACAACTTCTGCTACATGCGCACCACCCGTGGTCCGCAGCGGGTGGATGTGATCTACCGTCGTGTGGACGACGATTTTCTTGACCCAACGGTGTTTCGCCCCAGCTCCACGCTGGGTTGCGCCGGGCTGCTTGAGGTCTACAAGGCCGGCCATGTGAGCATCTGCAACGGGGTCGGCACCGGTGTGGCCGACGACAAGTCGATCTACCCCTATGTGCCCAAGATGATCGAGTTTTACCTCGGTGAAAAACCCATCCTCAACAATGTGCCGACCTACATGTGTCGCAACAAGGACGACCTGGCCTATGTGCTGGCCAACATGAAAGACCTGGTGGTCAAGGAGGTGCATGGTGCGGGCGGCTATGGCATGCTGGTGGGGCCTGCGGCAACCAAGGCCGAGGTCGAAGACTTCAAAAAGGCGGTGATGGCCAACCCCTCGGGTTACATCGCGCAACCCACATTGAGTTTGTCGAGTTGCCCGACTTTTGTCGAGAGTGGTATTGCCCCACGCCACATCGACCTGCGCCCTTATGTGCTGAGCGGCAAATCCGTGCAGATGGTGCCGGGTGGCCTGACCCGTGTGGCGCTGAAAGAAGGCTCGCTAGTGGTCAACTCCTCACAAGGGGGTGGCACCAAGGACACCTGGGTTCTGGAGGACGACCGTTCTGCCGCCGTCCACGCGGCGCAGTCGCAGACCCAGTCCAGCACCGAGCCCGACGCGAGCTGA
- a CDS encoding alpha-E domain-containing protein: protein MLSRTADHLFWMNRYTERAENTARLLDVNYQTSLLPQSEAVALSGWQGLLSISELKFSYQEKHGEINAKKVMDFMVKDESNPSSILSCLTAARENARAVRGALTTEVWETLNQTWLEVKRKVKVGEYEEDPAQFFDWVKFRSHLSRGVTVGTMLMDEALYFMRLGTFLERADNTARLVDVKFHAVESDFYGTANLKKDQEYDFYHWSAILRSVSGFEVYRKVYRDVIKPERVAELLILRPDMPRSLHASLNEVVGNLKMVANDQSTETQRRAGKLRAELEYGRIDEILATGLHAYLTQFLDRVNDLGAHISRDFLIPTPV, encoded by the coding sequence ATGTTGTCACGAACCGCCGACCACCTGTTCTGGATGAACCGTTACACCGAGCGAGCCGAAAACACCGCGCGTCTGCTCGATGTCAATTACCAGACCTCGCTGCTGCCACAGTCCGAGGCGGTTGCACTGTCGGGCTGGCAGGGCTTGCTGTCGATCAGTGAGCTGAAGTTCAGCTACCAGGAAAAACACGGAGAGATCAACGCCAAGAAGGTGATGGACTTCATGGTCAAGGACGAGAGCAACCCGTCCTCCATCTTGTCTTGCCTGACCGCTGCACGTGAGAACGCCCGCGCGGTGCGGGGGGCCCTCACCACCGAGGTCTGGGAAACCCTCAACCAAACCTGGCTGGAAGTCAAACGCAAGGTGAAGGTGGGTGAATATGAGGAGGACCCCGCGCAGTTTTTTGACTGGGTCAAGTTCCGCTCCCATCTGTCGCGGGGTGTCACCGTGGGCACCATGCTGATGGACGAGGCGCTGTATTTCATGCGCCTGGGCACTTTTTTGGAACGTGCCGACAACACCGCGCGTCTGGTGGATGTGAAGTTCCATGCGGTTGAGAGCGACTTTTATGGCACGGCCAACCTCAAGAAGGACCAGGAGTACGACTTCTACCACTGGAGCGCCATTTTGCGCAGCGTCAGTGGTTTTGAGGTGTACCGCAAGGTCTACCGCGACGTGATCAAACCCGAGCGTGTGGCTGAGTTGCTGATCTTGCGCCCCGACATGCCGCGCAGCCTGCACGCCAGCCTCAACGAGGTGGTGGGCAACCTCAAGATGGTGGCCAACGACCAATCCACCGAGACCCAGCGCCGGGCTGGCAAGTTGCGCGCCGAGCTGGAATATGGCCGCATTGACGAAATTCTGGCAACCGGCCTGCACGCCTATCTGACGCAGTTTCTGGACCGGGTCAACGACCTGGGTGCCCACATCAGTCGGGACTTTTTGATCCCGACCCCGGTGTGA
- a CDS encoding DNA internalization-related competence protein ComEC/Rec2 has translation MPEFHGPSPHTTAQRLPGLTPALLGILAGSALQLQQAALWSSRIYVLFVLLALILIGLIAIYLKARGRAAALASGLAFVLLAVGITGWRATLFVDSALAPALEGRDIALSGVVAGLPQPFEGGLRFRFEPETAWLNGQPVALPQRLELAWYSGVFGQGDGASDPAGELQRTPFVVQAGERWRFNVRLKAPHGGLNPHGFDYELWQWEQGVQATGYVRAGRRDPPPQRLGQTGQHPVDGLRQQVRASIFARVSDPRAAGVLAALVTGDQGAIERSDWDVFRATGVAHLMSISGLHITMFAWLAAALAGSLWRRSTRLCLWLTAPSAALLGGLVLATLYALFSGWGVPAQRTVLMLATVGALRLLGLRWPWPQVWLLACVTVVLLDPWALLQAGFWLSFVAVGVLFASDSGAVSPIDKRARGRFVAMLREQWVITLALTPLSLLLFGQVSLVGLLANVLAIPVVTLLVTPLAMVGVMVPGLWTWAAGVIELLGEVLRWLASWPGAVLWVAKAPWWAGAAAVLGGVLLALRLPWSLRLAALPLVMPVLLWQAPRPPLGQFELLAADIGQGSAVLVRTQHHALLYDAGPRFSSESDAGQRVLVPLLRALGVQLDTVMLSHRDSDHTGGAQAVLGMQPQAQLISSMAGEDSLVTQHPATRCVAGQRWRWDGVDFEVLHPQAADYGRLTKPNALSCVLRITNGQQTALLMGDIEQPQEAQLVQTLASGPPGAVPTLRADVLLVPHHGSKSSSSGAFLEAVQPRIALVQAGYRNRFAHPADSVLVRYQALGTRLFDTPHCGAMTWQSWWSQTVRCQRQVDQRYWHHRVP, from the coding sequence ATGCCCGAGTTTCATGGCCCTTCTCCCCACACGACAGCGCAGCGTCTGCCGGGCTTGACGCCTGCGCTGCTGGGGATCCTGGCGGGCAGCGCCTTGCAGCTGCAGCAGGCGGCACTGTGGTCCTCTCGCATATATGTACTTTTTGTGCTTCTGGCCCTGATATTGATTGGGCTGATAGCTATCTATTTAAAAGCACGTGGGCGCGCGGCGGCGCTGGCCAGTGGTCTGGCTTTTGTGCTGTTGGCGGTGGGCATCACCGGTTGGCGGGCCACGCTGTTTGTCGACTCGGCCTTGGCGCCAGCGTTGGAGGGGCGAGACATCGCGCTCAGCGGTGTGGTGGCCGGTTTGCCGCAGCCTTTTGAAGGGGGTTTGCGTTTTCGCTTTGAGCCGGAAACTGCCTGGCTAAATGGGCAGCCGGTGGCGCTGCCGCAGCGACTGGAGCTGGCCTGGTACAGCGGTGTGTTTGGCCAGGGCGATGGCGCCAGCGATCCGGCCGGTGAGTTGCAGCGCACCCCGTTTGTTGTGCAGGCAGGTGAGCGTTGGCGGTTCAATGTGCGGCTCAAAGCGCCCCATGGTGGCCTCAACCCGCACGGCTTTGACTACGAGCTGTGGCAGTGGGAGCAAGGTGTGCAGGCCACCGGTTATGTGCGTGCTGGCCGCCGTGACCCGCCGCCCCAACGTCTGGGGCAAACCGGGCAGCACCCGGTGGACGGTTTGCGACAACAGGTGCGGGCGTCCATTTTTGCCAGGGTGTCCGACCCACGCGCTGCCGGTGTGTTGGCGGCCTTGGTCACCGGTGACCAAGGCGCGATTGAGCGCTCTGACTGGGATGTGTTTCGCGCCACCGGTGTGGCCCATTTGATGAGCATTTCGGGCCTCCATATCACGATGTTTGCATGGCTGGCCGCTGCACTGGCAGGAAGCTTGTGGCGACGTTCCACGCGGCTGTGCTTGTGGCTGACTGCACCGAGTGCGGCCTTGCTGGGTGGCCTGGTGCTGGCGACGCTGTACGCCCTGTTCAGCGGCTGGGGTGTGCCCGCCCAACGCACGGTGCTGATGCTGGCCACCGTGGGTGCCTTGCGTTTGCTGGGTCTGCGCTGGCCGTGGCCACAGGTGTGGCTGCTGGCCTGTGTGACGGTGGTGCTGCTGGACCCGTGGGCCCTGTTGCAGGCTGGCTTCTGGCTGAGTTTTGTGGCGGTGGGGGTATTGTTTGCTTCAGATTCGGGAGCTGTCAGCCCAATTGATAAAAGGGCTAGAGGCCGATTTGTTGCCATGCTGCGCGAGCAATGGGTGATCACGCTGGCGCTCACGCCCTTGAGCCTGCTGCTGTTTGGCCAGGTCTCGCTGGTGGGGCTGCTGGCGAATGTGTTGGCCATTCCCGTGGTGACGTTGCTGGTGACACCGCTTGCCATGGTCGGCGTGATGGTGCCCGGCTTGTGGACCTGGGCTGCTGGGGTGATTGAGCTGTTGGGCGAGGTGCTGCGCTGGCTGGCGAGCTGGCCGGGGGCAGTGCTTTGGGTGGCCAAGGCGCCGTGGTGGGCTGGCGCGGCAGCGGTCTTGGGTGGCGTGTTGCTGGCCTTGCGTCTGCCTTGGAGCCTGCGTCTGGCCGCACTGCCGCTGGTGATGCCGGTGTTGTTGTGGCAGGCACCCAGGCCGCCACTGGGACAGTTTGAGCTGCTGGCGGCAGACATCGGGCAGGGCAGTGCGGTGTTGGTGCGCACCCAACACCATGCTTTGTTGTACGACGCCGGCCCGCGTTTCAGCAGCGAAAGTGATGCCGGCCAGCGTGTGTTGGTGCCCTTGCTGCGGGCGTTGGGGGTGCAACTCGATACCGTGATGCTGAGCCACCGCGACAGCGACCACACCGGTGGCGCCCAGGCGGTACTGGGCATGCAGCCGCAGGCCCAGTTGATCAGCTCGATGGCCGGTGAGGACAGCCTGGTCACACAGCACCCGGCCACGCGCTGTGTGGCAGGCCAGCGCTGGCGCTGGGACGGGGTGGATTTTGAGGTGCTGCACCCACAGGCCGCCGACTATGGTCGGCTCACCAAGCCCAACGCCTTGAGTTGTGTGCTGCGCATCACCAACGGCCAGCAGACGGCCTTGCTGATGGGGGACATCGAGCAGCCGCAGGAAGCCCAACTGGTGCAGACCCTGGCCAGTGGCCCGCCCGGTGCCGTGCCCACATTGCGTGCCGATGTGCTGCTGGTGCCGCACCATGGCAGCAAGTCCTCCAGCAGTGGCGCCTTTCTGGAGGCCGTGCAACCACGCATCGCGCTGGTGCAAGCGGGTTACAGAAACCGATTTGCTCACCCTGCTGACTCTGTTTTGGTGCGTTATCAGGCCCTTGGAACCCGCTTGTTTGATACGCCCCATTGTGGTGCCATGACCTGGCAGTCGTGGTGGTCGCAGACTGTGCGCTGTCAGCGCCAGGTTGATCAGCGTTACTGGCACCACCGGGTGCCTTGA